The Streptomyces sp. M92 nucleotide sequence CGCGCCGCCCAGGCGGTGCAGGGTGGGTGCCTCACCGCCGACGTACTTGGTGATCTGCTCCAGCTGGTCGGTGGGGATGTAGAGGCGGTCGCCGGGCTGGCCGCGCTTGGCGGGGGCGTACTCCACGACCAGGTACTCGCGGGTGGCGCCCTGCACGGTGCGCTGCACCATCTCGATGTAGCGGCCCACGCCGTGCTGCTCGTGGACGATGTGGTCGCCCGCCTCCAGGGTGAGCGGGTCGATGGTCTTGCGGCGCCGGGCGGGCATCCGGGCGCCCTCACGGCCGGCGGCCTTCTGCCCGGTCAGGTCGGTCTCGGTGAGGACGGCGAGCTTGAGGGCCCGGTCGACGAAGCCGTGGTCGATCGAGCCACAGGAGACGTGGACGACGGAGGGGCTGAGGGTGCCCAGGTCGCTGTCGAGGCGGGCCGCGATGCCCTCGCCGCCGAGGACCTCGACGGTGCGGGCGGCCGGTCCGTGGCCCTCGGTGAGGTAGACCGCGCGCCAGCCGTCGGCGAGCCAGCCCTTGGTGTCGGCCAGCGCCCTGGCGGTGTCGCCGCGGTAGGTCTCGGGGGCGTGCATGCCGAGCTTGAGGGTGTCGGCCTCCTCGAGCGCGTCGTCGGCGGCGAAGGGGGAGACCGACCACCACATCATGTCCAGCTCGCGGGCGCGGTCGCGGACGTCCGCGATGGACCACAGGGAGGCCGCGTCCACGTCGATCGGCGCCTCGCCGCCGCCCGCGGTCGCCGCCCAGGACGCCTGGAGGAACTCCTGCGACGTGGCGACCAGGTCGGCGGCGCGGGTGCGGACCCGCTCCGGGTCGCAGACCACCGCCATCGCGCCCTTGGGCAGCACGTCCAGCAGCAGCTCCATGTCGTCCACGAGGACGGGGGCCAAGGACTCCATGCCCTCGACCGCGATGCCCTCGGCGATCTTGCCGAGCAGTTCGCCCAGCTCCGGGTGGTCCTCGGCCAGGGCGGCGGCCCGCTCGCGGACGTCCTCGGTGAGCAGCAGCTCGCGGCAGGGCGGGGCCCACAGGCCGTGGTCGGCGACCTCCAGGGAGCGCTGGTCGGCGACCTTGAAGTAGCGGATCTCCTCGACGTCGTCGCCCCAGAACTCGACGCGGAGGGGGTGCTCCTCGGTCGGCGGGAAGACGTCCAGGATGCCGCCGCGCACGGCGAACTCGCCGCGCTTCTCCACCAGCTCCACGCGCGCGTACGCGGCGGCGGCCAGGGCCTCGACGACCTCGTTCAGGTCGGCGGTGGAGCCGGTGCGCAGGGCGACCGGCTCCAGGTCGCCGAGGCCCTTGACCTGCGGCTGGAGCACGGAGCGCACGGGCGCGACGACGACGGAGACCGGGCCGGTCTCGGGGTCGTCGGGGCGGGGGTGCGCCAGGCGGCGCAGTACGGCGAGGCGGCGGCCGACGGTGTCGCTGCGGGGGCTGAGCCGCTCGTGCGGCAGCGTCTCCCAGGAGGGGTACTCCACGACGCCCTCGGGCGGCAGCAGGGAGCGCAGGGCGGCGGCCAGGTCCTCCGCCTCGCGTCCCGTCGCGGTCACCGCCAGCACGGGGCGGCCCGTCTCGCGGGCCAGCGCGGCGACCGAGAAGGCGCGGGCGGCGGGCGGGCCGACCAGGTCGACGTGCATGCGGTTGCCGTCTGCGGCCGCCGTGATCGCTTCCGCGAGGGCGGTGTCCTTGACGACGGCGTCGAGCAGACCGTGCAGGCTCATGGAGGGGGCGCTTCCGTCCTGGGTGCTGGGGTGGACAACACGAGTAGCCCGGCGGGGTGAGGGCCGGGGGTGTCCAGCGTACGACGCTGCGGTCGCGGGCGCCGGGGGCTGTGGACGACGCGGGGTGCGGAGTGTGGATGACGCCGGGTGCGGGGGCAGCCGGCGTCACGGCGGCCCTGCCAGGGGGCTACGCCCCCGTGGCCCCCGGTCCTGTGCCCACTCACCGCCCGACTCGGTCGGCTGAAAGGTGAACGCCCGGGGTGACGGACGGCTCGGCGGCGAGAGGCGGGGCACCGCGTGCCACCGGCCGCCGTCACAAAAGGCCCGGCGCCGGATGCGGTGAGGCATCCGGCGCCGGGCCCTTCCCCCGCAGCCCCCGTGTGCGGTGGCCGGCGGGTCGGGTGCTACTCCGTCGCGATCGCGTTCAGGACGTTCATGCGGCCGGCGCGGAAGGCCGGGACCAGGGCCGCGAACAGGCCCACGAAGGCGGAGCCGATGAAGACGCCGATGATCGTCGGCCAGGGGATGTCGAGGACGTTCAGTCCCTCCAGGGCGAGCAGCTTCTGTGCCGTGGCGCCCCAGCCCATGCCCAGCCCCAGGCCCAGCAGGGCTCCGAAGAGGGCTATGACGACGGACTCCATGCGGATCATCCGGCGCAGCTGGCGGCGGGAGAGGCCGATCGCCCGCATCAGGCCGATCTCGCGGGTCCGCTCGACCACCGACAGCGCCAGCGTGTTCACCACACCGAGGACCGCGACGATGATCGCCAGGGCGAGCAGGCCGTAGACCATGTTCAGCAGCTGGCCGATCTGGTCCTTCAGCTCCTGCTTGTAGTCGGTCTGGTCGGCCACCTGGTACTGCGGGTAGGCGTCCAGGGACTTCTTCAGCGCCGCGTAGGCCTGGTCCGCCTGACCGTCCTCGGCCTTGGCGAACATGATCGTGTTCGGCGGGATGTTCTCGGCCGGCAGGTACTTCCGCATCGTCTCGATGCTGATGTACCGCGCGCCCTGGTCGATGGCGACGTCGTCGCTCGTGATCGCGGCGACCTTGAGCTTCGCGGTCTCGCCGCCCTCGAAGGCGACGGAGATCGTGTCGCCGACGTGCACGCCGTGCTTCTTGGCGTAGTCCGAGCCGACCGACATGGCGTCGGGGCCGTAGGCGGCGGAGAGCTCGCCCTCGGTCGTCGCGCGGCGCACGTCCTGGGCGTAGGTCGGGTCGGCGGCCGTGACTCCGTCGTCGTCGGTCTTGCCGTCGGGCGAGGTCAGCGTGGCGTCGAGCATCTTGTAGCGGGTGACGTGCTCCAGGCCCGGCGTGTCCTGCATCGCCTTCTCGGCCTGCGGCACGATCCGCTGGTTGCCCTGGACTATGAAGTCCGCGCCGACCGTCTTGTCCAGCTCGCTGGTGGCCGAGGCGACCATGGAGGAGCCGACGACGGACAGGCACGCCACCAGCGCGAGGCCGATCATCAGGGCGGCACCGGTGGCGCCGGTGCGGCGCGGGTTGCGCAGGGCGTTGCGCTCGGCCAGCCGTCCCACCGGGCCGAAGGCCCGCAGCAGCACCGCGCTGATCGCCCGCACCACGAGGCCGGCGAGCAGCGGGCCGATGACGACGAAGCCGATGAGGGACAGCACGATGCCCGCGCCGAGCATCATCGAGCCCTCGCTGGCCTTGTCGGCCGCGGCGGCCGTGAACAGGGCCGCGGCGCCGGCACCGGTGAGGACCAGGCCGATCAGGCCGCGTATCCAGCCGGCCTTGCCGTCGGCCGGGGTTCCGGCGTCGCGCAGGGCGGCCATCGGGGAGATCTTGCCGGCGCGGCGGGCGGGCAGGTAGGCGGCCAGGACCGTGACCACGATGCCGAGGACCAGGCCGACCACCGGGGTCGTCGTCTTGATGGTCAGGTCGTCGGTGGAGAGGTTCATGCCCGCCGCCGACATCAGCTTCATCAGGCCGACGGCGATGCCGACACCGGCGGCGACGCCGAGGACCGAGCCGACGATGCCGAGCAGGAGCGCCTCGACGAGCACGGAGCGGTTGACCTGGCGACGGGAGGAGCCGATGGCCCGCATCAGACCGATCTCACGGGTGCGCTGGGCGACCAGCATGGAGAAGGTGTTGATGATCAGGAAGATGCCGACCAGGAACGCGATCCCGGCGAAGCCGAGCATGGCGTACTTGATGACGTTCATGAACTCGCCGACGTCCGCGCGGCCCTCGTCGGAGGCCTCCTTGGCGGTCTGGACCTTGAAGGCGCCCCCGTCCAGGGCGGCGGAGACGTTCTGCTTGAGCTGGGCGTCGCTGACGCCGGCCGCGGCGGTGACGTTGAACTGGCTGAAGCGGTCCGTGGCGCCGAGGAGCTGACGCTGGGCGGTGGGGGTGTCGAAGTAGACGACCGCGGCACCGGGGTTGGTGACGGTGAAGGAGGCGATGCCGACGATCTTCGCCTTGAAGTCGCCGGTCTGCGCGATGGTGCGCAGCTCGTCGCCGATCTTCAGGTCGTGCTTGTCGGCGGTGTCGGAGTCGACCATCGCCTCGGTCGGGCCGCGCGGCGCGTGTCCCGAGGTGATCTCCATGGACCGCAGGTCGTTCTTGGTCCAGTTCCCGGCGAGGGTCGGGGCGCCGTTGGTGGCGCCCACGTTGTCGTTGTCCGCGTTGACCACGGTCACGTTCATCGAGACGACCGCGCCCTCGGCCGACTCGACGCCCTCGGCCGCGCGGATCCTCTCCAGGGTGGAGGCCGGGAGCGACTCGGGCACCCCGTTCTGCGGCGTGTCCTCGGCCTCGGCGTCCTTCGGGGCGACCGTCACGTCCGACGAGGTGACCGCGAACAGCTTGTCGAAGGTGGTGTTCATGGTGTCCGTGAACACCAGGGTGCCGCACACGAACGCCACCGACAGCAGCACCGCCACCGCCGAGAGCGCCATGCGGCCCTTGTGCGCGAGGAAGTTGCGCATCGAGGTCTTCACGACGGTCATGACGTGCGCCCCCGGGCGTCGAAGTCCTTCATGCGGTCGAGGACGGCCTCCGCGGTCGGCCGGTGCATCTCGTCGACGATCCGGCCGTCGGCGAGGTACAGCACCCGGTCCGCGTAGCTTGCGGCCACCGGGTCGTGGGTGACCATCACGATGGTCTGGCCCAGCTCGTCCACCGACCGGCGCAGGAAGCCCAGCACCTCGGCGCCGGCCCGCGAGTCGAGGTTGCCGGTCGGCTCGTCACCGAAGATGATCTCGGGGCGGGCGGCCAGCGCCCGCGCCACGGCGACACGCTGCTGCTGGCCGCCGGAGAGCTGGGTCGGCCGGTGCTTGAGCCGCCCGGCGAGCCCGACGGTCTCCACGACCCGCTCCAGCCACGCCCGGTCGTACTTGCGGCCGGCGATGTCCATGGGCAGCGTGATGTTCTCGATCGCGTTCAGCGTCGGAAGCAGGTTGAAAGCCTGGAAGATGAAACCGATCCGGTCCCGGCGCAGCTGCGTGAGCTTCTTGTCCTTCAGGCCGGTTATCTGGGTCTCGTCGAGGTAGATCTGCCCGCCGGTGACGGTGTCCAGGCCCGCCAGGCAGTGCATCAGCGTCGACTTGCCGGAGCCCGACGGCCCCATGATCGCGGTGAACTGACCGCGGGCGATGTCCACGTCCACGTGGTCCAGGGCGACGACCCGGGTCTCGCCCGCCCCGTACGCCTTCACGACCTGGCGCGCCCGCGCGGCAACGGCCGTACGCCCTCCAGTGCTCCCGTGTGCGGGAATACTTACGGCCGATGTCATGTCAAGTCTCCTATGTCGGTCATCACCTGTGCCGGCGGTGCCGGCGGTGAACGCTGAGCGCCACCGTCGGCGGTGCGGGCTTCACAACGGGTCGTGCGATGGAACGTGTCGCTGCTGCGTTTCGCTGCTACGTCGAAGAGTGTGGCCGGAACCGGGTGCCGAGCGCGCTGAGGTACAGCGCACTCTTCTGCTGGGGAAAACCCCACCCCCACGGGTCCGGTTCGCCGCCCCCCAGCGGCGTAAAGCCAGATTAAGGACTCCGCCGGGCCCCTCTCGTCCTCCGTCGGTACGAACCCTCCCCGACCCGTAGTACGGAGGTACCCCTAGGGGCAGTCCACCCTCCGGCGGAGCCGGACTCAGGGTGGCCTCCGCCTCGGGATCCGCCTCAGGGTCCGCCTCGGGACGCACCGAGCATCCACCCTCCCGCGACGTCGGGGTCAAGTGGGAAGCTGATCCCCGCGGATGGATGCAGGGGGAACACAACCGGAGGGGGCCCACGGGTGGACGACACCAGGTCCGCGGTGGACGAGGCCGCACCCGGCACGGGCCCGGACCGGCGCGGTGCCGTCGTCGCCGCGCTGATGCTCGCGATGGCGCTGTCGGCGCTCGACGCCACCATCGTCTCCACCGCCGTCCCGCAGATCGTCGGCGACCTCGGCGGCTTCTCCCTCTTCTCCTGGCTCTTCTCCGGCTACCTGCTGGCCGTCACCGTCACGCTCCCCGTCTACGGCAAGCTCTCCGACACCTTCGGCCGCAAGCCGGTCCTGGTGGTGGGCGCGGCGCTGTTCCTCCTCGGCTCCCTGCTGTGCGCGCTGGCCTGGAACATGGCCGCCCTCATCGCCTTCCGCGTCCTCCAGGGCCTGGGCGGCGGCGCGCTGCAGGGCACGGTGCAGACCCTCGCCGCCGACCTGTACCCGCTCAAGGAGCGGCCCAGGATCCAGGCCCGGCTGTCCACCGTGTGGGCGGTGTCGGCGGTCGCCGGCCCCGGCCTCGGGGGCGTGCTGGCCACGTACGCCGACTGGCGCTGGATCTTCCTCATCAACCTGCCGATCGGCGCCCTCGCCCTGTGGCTGATCGTCCGTCACCTGCACGAGCCGCCGCGCGACGAGTCCTCACGGGAGGGCGACGGCACGCGCGCGCGGGTCGACTGGGCGGGCGCGCTGGCCGTGTTCGCCTGCGGGGGCGTGCTGCTCACCGCCTTGGTGCAGGGCGGGGTGGCCTGGCCATGGCTGTCGGCACCCTCGCTCGCCCTGTTCACCGCCGGTCTCGTCCTGCTGGCGGCCGTGGTGGTGATCGAGCGCCGCGCGGCGGAGCCGGTCATCCCCGGCTGGGTGTGGCGCCGCCGCACGATCGCCGCGGTGAACCTCGCGCTCGGCGCGCTGGGCGTACTCATGGTGGCGCCGACCGTGTTCCTGCCCACCTACGCCCAGTCGGTGCTGGGCCTGGCGCCCGTGGCGGCCGGTTTCGTCCTGTCCGTGTGGACGCTGAGCTGGCCGGTGTCGGCGGCCCTGAGCCAGCACGTGTACCGCAGGATCGGCTTCCGCGACACGGCGATGCTCGGCATCGGCACCGCCTCCCTGCTCCTGTTCGCCTTCCCCTTCCTCCCCTACCCCGGCGAGGCCTGGCAGCCGACGCTGCTGATGCTGCTGCTCGGCGGCGCGCTCGGCCTGTTCCAGCTGCCGCTCATCGTCGGCGTCCAGTCGACGGTCGGCTGGGCGGAGCGGGGCACGGCGACCGCGTCCGTGCTCTTCTGCCGCCAGACCGGCCAGACCGTCGGCGCGGCGGCCTTCGGCGCGATCGCCAACGGGGTGCTGGCCGCACGGCTCGGCGGGGCGGGCGGGGGCGGCACCGGGGATCTCGACTCCGTGACCCGGGCGCTGGATTCGGGCACCGCCGGGGAGCCCGTACGGCGGGCGATCGCCGACGCCGTGCACGCGGTCTACCTGGGCGCGGCGGGCGCGGCGGCGCTGGCGTTCCTGGTGCTGCTGCTGGTGGCGCCGCGCCGGTTCCCGGTGCTCCAGGATTGAACTCGCGGGCCGCCGGACCCGACAAAGGCGCGGGTCAACGCGGGTAACACCCCGAGGGCGGCGCAGCAGGCGCATACCGACCGATCAGTTCGGCCAAAACGCAGCGCCCCACATGACCGGCGAGTAGCGTGCGTGGCCCCCACCCCCACCTCCCTGCGGTCCGCCCACCGGACCCGAGCCACGCAAGGAGCCCCGGGATGTCCTACGCCCCGTCCCTGTCGTACCCGCACAGTCCGCCACCAGGCCGGGCTGCTCAGCACCCTCATCGGCGGCTCGCTGGCCGTCCTGCTGCTGATGCCAGGCACCAACCTGGTCTCCGGCTCACCCGTCTCGGCGTTCCCCGACGCCGACTTCAACCGGTTTCCGTTCACCACGACGGCCTGGTCTCCATCCCCCTGGGCTTCGCCTGCGGCTGGCTGGGCACCATGCTCTCCGGCCGGCGCGAGGCGGAGGAACAGCGCCGGCACTACGAGGCCGTGGAGGGCTGGATCCTGGCGGGCGCGGTCCGCAGAGGGGAGTGACGGCGACGCCGACGGTACGGCGTCACTCCACCGCCCGGCCCGTCAGCGCACTGAGGTTGCTGCGCACGGACGCCACATGGGCCTGGAGTTCGTCCCACCGCTCCCCGTGCTCGTGCAGCACCCGCTCCGTCTCGCGGGCGATCCGCTCCTGACGGGCCCGGGCCCCGGCTACCGTCTCGGACGCCCGGGCCCGGGCCTCCTCCTGCCACCGCACGGCCGTTTCCTCCGCCTCGGCCAGCTCCGCCCTCGCCTCGGACAGCTCCCGTTCGGCGCGCGCCAAAAGCTCCGCGTGGTGCGCGTCCGCGGCCCGCGACGCCTCCTCCCGCGCACGCTCCTGCGCCGCCGCCCGCTCGGCGTGCTCCCTGTTCTGCTCGGCCAGCATCCCGGTGGTCCGCCTCCGCATCTCGCGCAGCGCGGCCAGCGCCTGCCCCCTGCCTGCCTTCACCTCGCGCCGCGCCGCGATCCGCACCTCGTCGGCCTCCGCCCGCGCCGCCTCCAGCCGCTGCCGGTGCCGCTCGTCGGCCTGCGCGCGTACGTCGTCGGCGTGCGCCTGCGCCGCCTCGCGCACCCCGGCCGCGTACGCCCGCGCGTCGGCCAGCATGCCGTCCGCCTCGGCCCGCGCCCCCTCCCGGACGGCCTCAGCCTCCTCCTGCCCCAGCCGGAACAGGGACCGCGCCCGCTCCCCGAGCACCTCGTAGTCCTGGGCCGGGAGCCGCGCCACCACCTCCCGCAGCCCCTCCAGTTCCGTGCCCATCTCCCGGGCGAGCACGGTGAGCCGGGCGGCCCGCTCCCAGGCCGCGTCCCGCTCCTCGCAGAGGGCCGCGGCCAACTCCTCCACCTGTTCCGGACGGTAGCCGCGCTCGCGCCCGCGTACGGTCACGAAGCCGTGAGGGGACGCCGATGCGCGGGTCATGCTCATCACCCCTGTAGGGAAATCTGCCGCCGTAAATGGACTTAACCGACTTTATGGATCGGATGTAAGCCCTCATAATGCGACACACCGGGCAGCCGTTCGCACGCAAAAGGGTGGGACCCGGTCGCCTCACCGGCCGACCGGGCCCCACCCCTCACGTACGTCAGCTGCGCCGCGACCTCACAGCAGCCCGTCCCACATCTGCTCCAGCAGCACCGACCACCAGCTCTCCGGCGACCCCAGCGCGGCCGGGTCCAGCGCGGCCAACTGCGCCTGGAAGTCCACCGTCCAGCGGCCCGCCTGCTCCTGGTTCAGACCGAACCTGAGCCGCCACATCCGGCCCAGCAGCGCCATACAGCGCGCGAACTCCGGCAGCCCCGTGTTCACGAACTGCGGCGCCACCGCAGCACCGCCCGGCCCCGCCTCCACCGGCACCGCCACGATGGCCGCCGTGCCGTACTGCACACAGACCGCACGCCCGAAGTCACTGCCCACGACCAGGTACGACCCCGCGTCCGGGGCCGGCTGCACCCCGCGCTCCGCCGCCAGCTCCGCCAGCGTCGGCACCGGCCGCCCCGGCTGGGCCTGCGCCCAGAAGAACGGGCCCATGTCCATCGGCAGCCCCGCCGCCACCAGCGTGTGCGCCACCACCGGCGGCACACCCTGCCGGGACACCGCCGCCTGCTCGAACCGGAACACACCCGGCCCGAAGGCCCCGGCCAGCTCCTGCCCGATCGCCTCCGGCGGAACCGGCGGCACCGGCTGCACCTGCGGCAGCGGCGCCCGCACCGGCGCCGGACGGGCCGGCCCGTCGGCCACCTGATGCAGCTCGCCCTGGTGCTCCAACAACTGCTGCATGCCCTGCTGCCGGCTCGCGTGATCCGTGCCGTACGGCGCGATGGAGGTGATCCGCGCCTGCGGCCACTGCTCCCGGATCATCCGCGCGCAGTAGGCACCCGGCAGCTCGCACGACTCCAGCTCCGTGTGCAGCTCCAGCACCTGGTCCGGCGGCACGTTCATGGCCCGCAGCTCATGGAAGATCTGCCACTCCGGGTGCGGCGTACCCGGCGCCGAACGCCGGATCAGCTGCTGCTCGGAACCGTCCTGCGCCCGGTAGCGCAGCACCGCCTGGTAGCCGGGACCGACGGTCGGCATACCGGCGGGCGGCTGCGGATAGCCGTACGCCGGCGGCGCACCCGGCACCGGCCCACCGGGCGGCGGCACCGCGCCGGGCGGCACGGGCTGCGCGGCGCCCGGGGCGCCGGGCACACCCGGAGCACCCGGAGGCGGCGGAGGCGTGCCGGGGCCGCCCACCGGGGGCGCGGCCAGCACGGTCTGCGCATGGTGCACGGCACCACCCGCGCCACCCGAGGAACCACCCGGCACACCGGGAGCCGCGGGAGGCGGCGGCGTACCGCGACCACCCTGCGCACCCGGCACGCCAGGAGCGGCCGGAGGCGGCGGCGTACCAGGACCACCAGCCGCACCCGGAGCGCCCGGAGGACCAGGAGGCGCGGGCGGACCGGGCGGCTGCGGCGCCCCGCCGCCCGTCCGTCCCGGATCGGCCAGCATCGTGGCGGCATGATGCACGCCACCCGGCGGCGTACCCGGAGCACTCGGCGGAGGCGGCGTGCCCGGAGCACTCGGCGGAGGCGGCGTACCCGGCCCACCGGGCGCCCCCTGACCGGCCGGCGGCTGCGGCGCGCTCGGCGGAGGCGGCGTCCCGGGACCACCGCCCGGCCCCTCGGGACCGAGCGACGACACCAACTGCGTCGGCACATACCCACCCGCCGGCGTGGCCGGCCCACCCGGACCACCGGGCGCCGAAGGCGAAGGCGTGGCCCCCGGACGCGCGCCCGGCACACCCGGGGCACTCGGCGGAGGCGGCGTGGTCGAACCACCGCCGCGACGCGGCGGAGGAGTCGCCTTGCTGGTCGCGGCATCCGCGATGTCCCCGGCGTCCGGCGCCGGCGGGCGGGCCTGCGGGGCGGACGCCCCCGGGCCGGCCGGCGGCGCACCCGCCCCCGCGGACGGGGCCGACACGTTCGGGTCGTCGATCGCCGGCGCCAGCGCGGTCGGCGGAAGCTGACTGCCACCCGACATCAGCGCCGTCTTCGCCTCCGGCGTCGCCGAGGGCGGCGGGGTTCCCCCGTCGACATCACTCAGCGGCGGCGCGAACACCGTCTCCGGCAACGGCACGGAACGGTCCTCACCGGCATCGGCGTTGGTGTCCGTCCCCGCCCAGGGCGTCGCCCCGGCAGGCGCACCCGGCACGCCGGAGCCACCGGACGCGCCCTCGTCGGCACCGGAAACACCCGCACCGGCCGCAGGCCATCCCGCACCACTCCCCTGCGCGCCGCCCGAAGCGGCAGGAGCCGCCGAAGCCGCAGCACCCGAACCGGCACCGGCACCGGCACCGGCACTCGAACCAGCACCCGAACCGGCAGTGTCGAGATCCCCCCGCCGATCCGGAATCCCCAGCTTGTCCGCCGCCTCCTGCAACCACTCCGGCGGACTCAACAAGAACGACGTCTGATTCAGATCCACCCGCGCCGCAGGCGCCGGCACCGGCTCCGCCGCCTCCTCGGGACGCCCGTACTCCTCCTCGTACCGGCGGATCACCTCACCCACCGGCAGCGCCGGCCACAGCGTCGCCTCACCACTGTCCCGCGCGATCACCAGCCGCTGAGCGCCCCCGTCCGAACGCGGCCCCTCCGCACGGTCCTCGGCCCACACCACGAACCCCAGGCCGAACTCCCGCACCCGCACCTCACGGTGCTGATACGCCGGCAGCTCGCCGTTGACCCACTCCTCCGCACGCTCCTGCGCCTGCGCGAACGTCACCATCGCCAGCTCACTCCCCTACCGACGCCGACACGGGCACCGCACGCGCGAAACCGCCGTCCACCATCAGGTTCGCCACCGTCTCCAACTCCGGCGGAGAACCCGCCAGCCGCGACAGGAACGCGTCGAAATCCTCACCGCACGGCAGCAGCAACCGCTCCACCCGATCCGCCGGCGCCAACGACGGATCCACGTCCCGCACATCGTCGTACGCGCAGAACCACACCGAACCGATCCGCTCGCCCTTCACCTTCACCGCGAGCAGACCACCCTGCACGAACGCGACGCCCAGATAGTCCTTCGTCAGATGGTCCCGCAGACACTTGTTCACATACACCAGGTCATTGACCGCCGCCTCCTCACGCACCGTGAAGAACGGCTGGTCCACCAGCAGCCCCAGCTCCGCGTCCAACGCCGTACCCACCGGCGCACAGCCACCCGCCGCCTTCAGGAACGACCGGTACGCACCCGGCAGCCGGTACCCGAGGTCCTCCTCGACCCCCTGCACCTGCTGCTCCGACACCGCCACACCCGACTTCGGCAGCCCGAAGTGCGCCGGACGCGTCTCCTGCAACGGCCGCGTACCACGCTTGCCCTGGTCCACCGCCGCCGTCGCGATCCCACCGTGGTGCCGCAGCAGCGCCTTCACCTCGACCGGCACCAGCTCCATCCGCCGCGCCCCCGCCACGTGGTGCCACGTCCAGCCGTGCGGCGTCGCCACCGCCGGCACCGTGTCCCACAGCTCGTGGCCCGACGCCGACAACGCCGCGTTCGCCGAGACATAGTCCGTCAACCGCAGTTCGTCGACCCCGAAACCCTCCGGCGGATCGGCGATCTCCGCCACCGCGCGGGCGTACGGCGAGAAGACCGGGTAACCACCCTCGTCCACCCGTACCCCTCTCGGGTGACGGGCCGCCCGCACCGGATCCGGGAAATGCACGACCTGCCCGGCATAGGCCGCGTTCGGCGGCGCGGCCGCTTGCCCGAGCCGACCTGTCGTCATGGCGGTTGCCCCCTGCGGCGTCTGTCTGATCTGCCTGATCTGTCTGTCTGCACTGTCTCGTCACCGCACGCGAACGCGGTGCCGACAGCCTATGCGGTACGACGAGAGGGGTCACCGGCCCGGACCCCACACCCGGCACACCCCCCTCCGCTTCCGTGACCAGACGTCACCCTCCCGTGACGGAACGCCCATAACCGGGCGTGTCACCACGCCCCAGCTTCCGCAGCAGCCACGCGATTTGGCACTCTGTGACCTTCGGGGGGATGTTCAGGAGGGGAAAATGATCATGAGTGCGACACAGACCGGACCCCACACCGGACGATCCGACGACCCCCGAAGCGGCGACCCCCGCATCGGCTGGAGCAGCGCGGACGCCCACCACGCACCCACCCTCCTGCACCGCCGCGACGGCATACTCCCCACCGTCGCCGCCGCCCTCTCCGTCCGCGGCACCACCCTCACCGGCACCCCCACCCGTGCCGACACACCCCCCGCCCTGCACCACCTCGTACAGGACTTCCTCGACACCCTCACCAGCGGCCAACGCGACCGCTACACCGGCCGCTGCGCCGAAACCATCCTCATCTCACGCCACCTCGCCACCGCCGACGCCACCCGCA carries:
- a CDS encoding MFS transporter — protein: MDDTRSAVDEAAPGTGPDRRGAVVAALMLAMALSALDATIVSTAVPQIVGDLGGFSLFSWLFSGYLLAVTVTLPVYGKLSDTFGRKPVLVVGAALFLLGSLLCALAWNMAALIAFRVLQGLGGGALQGTVQTLAADLYPLKERPRIQARLSTVWAVSAVAGPGLGGVLATYADWRWIFLINLPIGALALWLIVRHLHEPPRDESSREGDGTRARVDWAGALAVFACGGVLLTALVQGGVAWPWLSAPSLALFTAGLVLLAAVVVIERRAAEPVIPGWVWRRRTIAAVNLALGALGVLMVAPTVFLPTYAQSVLGLAPVAAGFVLSVWTLSWPVSAALSQHVYRRIGFRDTAMLGIGTASLLLFAFPFLPYPGEAWQPTLLMLLLGGALGLFQLPLIVGVQSTVGWAERGTATASVLFCRQTGQTVGAAAFGAIANGVLAARLGGAGGGGTGDLDSVTRALDSGTAGEPVRRAIADAVHAVYLGAAGAAALAFLVLLLVAPRRFPVLQD
- a CDS encoding ABC transporter ATP-binding protein; its protein translation is MTSAVSIPAHGSTGGRTAVAARARQVVKAYGAGETRVVALDHVDVDIARGQFTAIMGPSGSGKSTLMHCLAGLDTVTGGQIYLDETQITGLKDKKLTQLRRDRIGFIFQAFNLLPTLNAIENITLPMDIAGRKYDRAWLERVVETVGLAGRLKHRPTQLSGGQQQRVAVARALAARPEIIFGDEPTGNLDSRAGAEVLGFLRRSVDELGQTIVMVTHDPVAASYADRVLYLADGRIVDEMHRPTAEAVLDRMKDFDARGRTS
- a CDS encoding ABC transporter permease; this encodes MTVVKTSMRNFLAHKGRMALSAVAVLLSVAFVCGTLVFTDTMNTTFDKLFAVTSSDVTVAPKDAEAEDTPQNGVPESLPASTLERIRAAEGVESAEGAVVSMNVTVVNADNDNVGATNGAPTLAGNWTKNDLRSMEITSGHAPRGPTEAMVDSDTADKHDLKIGDELRTIAQTGDFKAKIVGIASFTVTNPGAAVVYFDTPTAQRQLLGATDRFSQFNVTAAAGVSDAQLKQNVSAALDGGAFKVQTAKEASDEGRADVGEFMNVIKYAMLGFAGIAFLVGIFLIINTFSMLVAQRTREIGLMRAIGSSRRQVNRSVLVEALLLGIVGSVLGVAAGVGIAVGLMKLMSAAGMNLSTDDLTIKTTTPVVGLVLGIVVTVLAAYLPARRAGKISPMAALRDAGTPADGKAGWIRGLIGLVLTGAGAAALFTAAAADKASEGSMMLGAGIVLSLIGFVVIGPLLAGLVVRAISAVLLRAFGPVGRLAERNALRNPRRTGATGAALMIGLALVACLSVVGSSMVASATSELDKTVGADFIVQGNQRIVPQAEKAMQDTPGLEHVTRYKMLDATLTSPDGKTDDDGVTAADPTYAQDVRRATTEGELSAAYGPDAMSVGSDYAKKHGVHVGDTISVAFEGGETAKLKVAAITSDDVAIDQGARYISIETMRKYLPAENIPPNTIMFAKAEDGQADQAYAALKKSLDAYPQYQVADQTDYKQELKDQIGQLLNMVYGLLALAIIVAVLGVVNTLALSVVERTREIGLMRAIGLSRRQLRRMIRMESVVIALFGALLGLGLGMGWGATAQKLLALEGLNVLDIPWPTIIGVFIGSAFVGLFAALVPAFRAGRMNVLNAIATE
- a CDS encoding cellulose-binding protein; amino-acid sequence: MTRASASPHGFVTVRGRERGYRPEQVEELAAALCEERDAAWERAARLTVLAREMGTELEGLREVVARLPAQDYEVLGERARSLFRLGQEEAEAVREGARAEADGMLADARAYAAGVREAAQAHADDVRAQADERHRQRLEAARAEADEVRIAARREVKAGRGQALAALREMRRRTTGMLAEQNREHAERAAAQERAREEASRAADAHHAELLARAERELSEARAELAEAEETAVRWQEEARARASETVAGARARQERIARETERVLHEHGERWDELQAHVASVRSNLSALTGRAVE